In Dama dama isolate Ldn47 chromosome X, ASM3311817v1, whole genome shotgun sequence, one genomic interval encodes:
- the GPM6B gene encoding neuronal membrane glycoprotein M6-b isoform X4 produces MKPAMETAAEENTEQSQERKGCFECCIKCLGGVPYASLVATILCFSGVALFCGCGHVALAGTVAILEQHFSTNTSDHALLSEVIQLMQYVIYGIASFFFLYGIILLAEGFYTTSAVKELHGEFKTTACGRCISGMFVFLTYVLGVAWLGVFGFSAVPVFMFYNIWSTCEVIKSPQTNGTAGVEQICVDIRQYGIIPWNAFPGRICGSALENICNTNEFYMSYHLFIVACAGAGATVIALLIYMMATTYNYAVLKFKSREDCCTKF; encoded by the exons GCTGCTTTGAATGCTGCATCAAGTGTCTGGGCGGAGTCCCCTACGCCTCGCTGGTGGCCACCATCCTCTGCTTCTCGGGGGTCGCCCTGTTCTGCGGCTGTGGGCATGTGGCTCTGGCAGGCACCGTGGCGATCCTGGAGCAGCACTTCTCCACCAACACCAGTGACCATGCCCTGCTGAGTGAGGT aATTCAACTGATGCAGTATGTCATCTACGGAATTGCGTCCTTTTTCTTCTTGTATGGGATCATTCTGCTGGCAGAAGGCTTCTACACCACAAGTGCAGTGAAAGAACTGCATGGGGAGTTTAAAACAACAGCCTGTGGCCGGTGCATCAGCGGGATG TTCGTCTTCCTCACCTATGTGTTGGGAGTGGCCTGGCTGGGTGTGTTTGGTTTCTCGGCGGTGCCAGTGTTCATGTTCTACAACATATGGTCCACCTGTGAGGTCATCAAGTCCCCCCAAACCAACGGGACAGCAGGAGTGGAGCAGATCTGTGTGGACATCCGGCAATATG GAATCATCCCTTGGAATGCTTTCCCAGGAAGAATATGTGGCTCGGCCCTGGAAAACATCTGCAACACCAACGAG TTCTACATGTCCTATCACCTGTTCATCGTGGCCTGTGCCGGAGCTGGCGCCACCGTCATTGCCCTG CTGATCTACATGATGGCTACTACATATAACTATGCGGTTTTGAAGTTTAAGAGTCGGGAAGATTGCTGCACTAAGTTCTAA
- the GPM6B gene encoding neuronal membrane glycoprotein M6-b isoform X5, whose translation MGCFECCIKCLGGVPYASLVATILCFSGVALFCGCGHVALAGTVAILEQHFSTNTSDHALLSEVIQLMQYVIYGIASFFFLYGIILLAEGFYTTSAVKELHGEFKTTACGRCISGMFVFLTYVLGVAWLGVFGFSAVPVFMFYNIWSTCEVIKSPQTNGTAGVEQICVDIRQYGIIPWNAFPGRICGSALENICNTNEFYMSYHLFIVACAGAGATVIALIHFLMILSSNWAYLKDASKMQAYQDIKAKEEQELQDIQSRSKEQLNSYT comes from the exons GCTGCTTTGAATGCTGCATCAAGTGTCTGGGCGGAGTCCCCTACGCCTCGCTGGTGGCCACCATCCTCTGCTTCTCGGGGGTCGCCCTGTTCTGCGGCTGTGGGCATGTGGCTCTGGCAGGCACCGTGGCGATCCTGGAGCAGCACTTCTCCACCAACACCAGTGACCATGCCCTGCTGAGTGAGGT aATTCAACTGATGCAGTATGTCATCTACGGAATTGCGTCCTTTTTCTTCTTGTATGGGATCATTCTGCTGGCAGAAGGCTTCTACACCACAAGTGCAGTGAAAGAACTGCATGGGGAGTTTAAAACAACAGCCTGTGGCCGGTGCATCAGCGGGATG TTCGTCTTCCTCACCTATGTGTTGGGAGTGGCCTGGCTGGGTGTGTTTGGTTTCTCGGCGGTGCCAGTGTTCATGTTCTACAACATATGGTCCACCTGTGAGGTCATCAAGTCCCCCCAAACCAACGGGACAGCAGGAGTGGAGCAGATCTGTGTGGACATCCGGCAATATG GAATCATCCCTTGGAATGCTTTCCCAGGAAGAATATGTGGCTCGGCCCTGGAAAACATCTGCAACACCAACGAG TTCTACATGTCCTATCACCTGTTCATCGTGGCCTGTGCCGGAGCTGGCGCCACCGTCATTGCCCTG ATCCACTTCCTCATGATACTGTCTTCTAACTGGGCTTACTTAAAGGATGCAAGCAAAATGCAGGCTTACCAAGATATCAAAGCAAAGGAAGAACAGGAACTGCAAGATATCCAGTCTCGGTCAAAAGAACAACTCAATTCTTACACATAA
- the GPM6B gene encoding neuronal membrane glycoprotein M6-b isoform X3 encodes MKPAMETAAEENTEQSQERKGCFECCIKCLGGVPYASLVATILCFSGVALFCGCGHVALAGTVAILEQHFSTNTSDHALLSEVIQLMQYVIYGIASFFFLYGIILLAEGFYTTSAVKELHGEFKTTACGRCISGMFVFLTYVLGVAWLGVFGFSAVPVFMFYNIWSTCEVIKSPQTNGTAGVEQICVDIRQYGIIPWNAFPGRICGSALENICNTNEFYMSYHLFIVACAGAGATVIALIHFLMILSSNWAYLKDASKMQAYQDIKAKEEQELQDIQSRSKEQLNSYT; translated from the exons GCTGCTTTGAATGCTGCATCAAGTGTCTGGGCGGAGTCCCCTACGCCTCGCTGGTGGCCACCATCCTCTGCTTCTCGGGGGTCGCCCTGTTCTGCGGCTGTGGGCATGTGGCTCTGGCAGGCACCGTGGCGATCCTGGAGCAGCACTTCTCCACCAACACCAGTGACCATGCCCTGCTGAGTGAGGT aATTCAACTGATGCAGTATGTCATCTACGGAATTGCGTCCTTTTTCTTCTTGTATGGGATCATTCTGCTGGCAGAAGGCTTCTACACCACAAGTGCAGTGAAAGAACTGCATGGGGAGTTTAAAACAACAGCCTGTGGCCGGTGCATCAGCGGGATG TTCGTCTTCCTCACCTATGTGTTGGGAGTGGCCTGGCTGGGTGTGTTTGGTTTCTCGGCGGTGCCAGTGTTCATGTTCTACAACATATGGTCCACCTGTGAGGTCATCAAGTCCCCCCAAACCAACGGGACAGCAGGAGTGGAGCAGATCTGTGTGGACATCCGGCAATATG GAATCATCCCTTGGAATGCTTTCCCAGGAAGAATATGTGGCTCGGCCCTGGAAAACATCTGCAACACCAACGAG TTCTACATGTCCTATCACCTGTTCATCGTGGCCTGTGCCGGAGCTGGCGCCACCGTCATTGCCCTG ATCCACTTCCTCATGATACTGTCTTCTAACTGGGCTTACTTAAAGGATGCAAGCAAAATGCAGGCTTACCAAGATATCAAAGCAAAGGAAGAACAGGAACTGCAAGATATCCAGTCTCGGTCAAAAGAACAACTCAATTCTTACACATAA